A portion of the Punica granatum isolate Tunisia-2019 chromosome 7, ASM765513v2, whole genome shotgun sequence genome contains these proteins:
- the LOC116214766 gene encoding mediator of RNA polymerase II transcription subunit 18 isoform X1 → MECVVQGIIETQHVEALEILLQGLCGVQKERLRIHELHLKSGPNLGAVPSDLKILCDLEQPEPTWTVRHVGGPMRGAGADQISVLVRTMLESKASKNVLRFFYALGYKLDHELLRVGFAFHFHRGVQITVTVSSINKMLKLHATDEAVPVTPGMQLVEVTAPASSENYTEVVAAMSSFCEHLAPLLHLSKPGISTGVVPTAAAAAASLMSDGGGTTL, encoded by the exons ATGGAGTGTGTGGTTCAGGGAATCATAGAGACGCAG CATGTTGAGGCCCTTGAGATTCTTCTGCAAGGTCTCTGCGGTGTCCAGAAGGAGCGGCTTAGGATCCATGAACTCCATCTGAAAAGTGGGCCAAATCTCG GTGCTGTACCTTCGGATCTGAAAATCTTATGCGATCTCGAGCAGCCCGAGCCTACTTG GACTGTTCGGCATGTTGGGGGTCCGATGAGAGGTGCTGGTGCCGATCAAATCTCAGTACTCGTCAGGACCATGCTGGAAAGCAAAGCGAGCAAGAACGTGCTCCGTTTCTTCTACGCCCTTGGATACAAGTTAGACCACGAGCTACTGCGGGTTGGGTTTGCCTTCCATTTCCACAGGGGTGTTCAGATCACTGTCACTGTCTCCTCCATCAATAAGATGCTGAAGCTTCATGCAACTGACGAGGCTGTCCCAGTGACTCCAGGGATGCAGCTGGTCGAAGTGACAGCGCCTGCATCTTCCGAGAACTATACTGAAGTTGTCGCTGCCATGTCTTCCTTTTGTGAACATCTTGCACC GTTGCTTCATTTGTCAAAGCCCGGTATCTCAACAGGGGTTGTTCCAACAGCGGCTGCTGCAGCTGCATCCCTGATGTCTGATGGCGGTGGTACGACTTTATAG
- the LOC116214766 gene encoding mediator of RNA polymerase II transcription subunit 18 isoform X2, with the protein MPSNYLWMHVEALEILLQGLCGVQKERLRIHELHLKSGPNLGAVPSDLKILCDLEQPEPTWTVRHVGGPMRGAGADQISVLVRTMLESKASKNVLRFFYALGYKLDHELLRVGFAFHFHRGVQITVTVSSINKMLKLHATDEAVPVTPGMQLVEVTAPASSENYTEVVAAMSSFCEHLAPLLHLSKPGISTGVVPTAAAAAASLMSDGGGTTL; encoded by the exons ATGCCGTCGAATTACTTATGGATG CATGTTGAGGCCCTTGAGATTCTTCTGCAAGGTCTCTGCGGTGTCCAGAAGGAGCGGCTTAGGATCCATGAACTCCATCTGAAAAGTGGGCCAAATCTCG GTGCTGTACCTTCGGATCTGAAAATCTTATGCGATCTCGAGCAGCCCGAGCCTACTTG GACTGTTCGGCATGTTGGGGGTCCGATGAGAGGTGCTGGTGCCGATCAAATCTCAGTACTCGTCAGGACCATGCTGGAAAGCAAAGCGAGCAAGAACGTGCTCCGTTTCTTCTACGCCCTTGGATACAAGTTAGACCACGAGCTACTGCGGGTTGGGTTTGCCTTCCATTTCCACAGGGGTGTTCAGATCACTGTCACTGTCTCCTCCATCAATAAGATGCTGAAGCTTCATGCAACTGACGAGGCTGTCCCAGTGACTCCAGGGATGCAGCTGGTCGAAGTGACAGCGCCTGCATCTTCCGAGAACTATACTGAAGTTGTCGCTGCCATGTCTTCCTTTTGTGAACATCTTGCACC GTTGCTTCATTTGTCAAAGCCCGGTATCTCAACAGGGGTTGTTCCAACAGCGGCTGCTGCAGCTGCATCCCTGATGTCTGATGGCGGTGGTACGACTTTATAG
- the LOC116214764 gene encoding exocyst complex component SEC3A-like isoform X1, whose amino-acid sequence MAKSSADDEELRRACEVAIEGTKQKVVMSIRVAKSRGTWVKAGKLGRGHMAKPRVLALSTKVKGQRTKAFLRVLKYSTGGVLEPAKLYKLKHLSKVEVIANDPSGCTFMLGFDNLRNQSVSPPQWTMRNMDDRNRLLLCILNICKDALGRIPKVVGMDVVEMALWAKDNTPTVPKVAAQKSVPDNHADATVIEDDLNVTVERELVSQAEEEDMETLLGTYVMGIGEAEAFSERLKRELHALEAANVHAILECEPMIDEVLQGLEVAANCIEDMDEWLGIFNVKLRHMREDIQSIETRNNKLELQSVNNRLLTEEVDRLLERLRIPPEYVALLTGGSFGEAHMQQNYEACEWLLGALKGLEATKMDPAFAKMRAVKERRGELEILKSNFIHSASAFLRNYFAGLVDNMLADKNSFSQRGQLKRPDHADLRFRCRVYARLLQHLKKLDKNCLVPLRKAYCGSFNFLFRREVKEFSNELRASTKAPKNATLQWLEGPTGSSHGGNPPDSSMVAEAYSKMLTVFVPLLVDESSFFAHFMCFDVPTLVPAGNDSSGHKSMDSNDDDLGIMDIDDNDSKGGKNPAELAALNEALRDLLDGVQEDFYAVVDWACKIDPLRCISLHGITDRYISSQKADAAGFVRLLLDDLEGRISMQFGRFVDETCHQIERNERTVRQTNVLPYISRFATLATRMEQYIQGQNRDLVDQAYTKLVSIMFVTLEKVAETDLKYADIFLLENYAAFQNSLYDLANVVPTLAKFYHQASEAYEQACSRHISMIIYYQFERLFSFARRIEDLMSTIAPEEIPFQIGLSKMELRKMLKSSLSGVDKSISAMYKKLQKNLNSEELLPSLWDKCKKEFLDKYESFGQLVAKVYPSENIPSVAEMRDLLASM is encoded by the exons ATGGCGAAGTCGAGCGCCGACGACGAGGAGCTGCGGCGGGCCTGCGAGGTGGCGATCGAGGGGACGAAGCAGAAGGTCGTGATGTCAATCCGCGTCGCCAAGAGCCGCGGGACATGGGTCAAGGCCGGCAAGCTCGGCCGCGGCCACATGGCAAAGCCCAGGGTCCTCGCCCTCTCCA CAAAAGTAAAAGGCCAACGAACTAAAGCTTTTCTTCGGGTTCTTAAATATTCAACAGGAGGAGTTCTAGAG CCTGCAAAGTTATACAAACTGAAGCATCTTTCCAAGGTTGAGGTTATTGCTAACGACCCTAGTGGATGCACGTTTATGCTG GGATTTGATAATCTTAGGAACCAGAGTGTTTCTCCCCCTCAGTGGACAATGCGGAATATGGATGACAG GAATCGTCTTCTACTTTGCATCTTAAATATCTGCAAGGATGCATTGGGCCGCATTCCAAAAGTAGTTGGTATGGATGTTGTTGAAATGGCTCTCTGGGCTAAG GATAATACACCCACAGTTCCCAAAGTTGCAGCTCAAAAGAGTGTCCCCGACAACCATGCAGATGCTACAGTGATAGAAGATGATCTGAATGTTACTGTTGAGAGGGAACTGGTCTCACAAGCGGAAGAAGAGGATATGGAGACTCTTTTGGGCAC TTATGTTATGGGCATTGGAGAAGCTGAGGCATTCTCTGAGAGGTTGAAGCGGGAGCTCCATGCTTTAGAGGCAGCAAATGTGCATGCCATACTGGAATGTGAACCAATGATAGATGAG GTATTGCAAGGACTTGAGGTAGCAGCAAACTGTATTGAGGATATGGATGAATGGTTAGGCATCTTCAATGTTAAACTTAGACATATGAGGGAGGATATCCAATCG ATAGAGACCCGCAATAACAAGTTGGAGCTGCAGTCGGTGAATAATAGATTACTTACGGAGGAAGTTGATAGGCTTCTCGAACGGTTGCGCATACCTCCCGAG TATGTAGCATTGTTAACAGGAGGTTCTTTTGGCGAGGCTCATATGCAACAAAATTATGAAGCATGTGAGTGGTTACTCGGCGCTTTGAAAGGCCTTGAAGCGACAAAAATGGATCCTGCCTTTGCAAAAATGCGAGCT GTTAAGGAGAGAAGAGGAGAATTGGAGATACTGAAGTCTAATTTTATCCACAGTGCTTCGGCTTTTCTGAGGAACTACTTTGCTGGTTTGGTGGACAATATGTTAGCCGATAAGAACAGTTTTTCTCAG AGAGGACAATTAAAGAGGCCCGACCATGCTGATTTGCGGTTCAGATGTAGAGTATATGCTCGTCTATTACAACATTTAAAG AAACTTGATAAGAACTGCCTTGTTCCCCTGCGAAAAGCGTACTGCGGCTcctttaactttcttttccgtCGGGAG GTAAAAGAGTTCTCAAATGAGCTCCGTGCAAGTACAAAAGCACCAAAAAATGCAACTCTGCAATGGCTTGAAGGCCCCACAGGATCGAGCCATGGAGGGAACCCTCCGGATAGCTCCATGGTTGCCGAGGCTTATTCCAAAATGTTGACAGTTTTTGTTCCGCTTCTTGTGGATGAG AGCTCTTTCTTCGCACATTTCATGTGCTTCGACGTTCCTACTCTTGTCCCAGCTGGAAACGACAGCAGTGGCCATAAATCCATGGACTCGAATGATGATGATCTAGGTATCATGGACATTGATGACAATGACAGTAAAGGAG GTAAAAATCCTGCAGAACTGGCAGCGCTTAATGAAGCTCTTCGAGATTTGCTTGATGGTGTTCAA GAGGACTTTTATGCTGTTGTGGACTGGGCATGCAAAATAGATCCTTTACGCTGCATATCATTGCATGGGATAACGGACCGATATATTTCCAGTCAGAAGGCTGATGCTGCTGGGTTTGTACGTCTCTTGCTTGATGACCTAGAAGGAAGGATATCTATGCAATTTGGCCGA TTCGTCGATGAAACTTGTCACCAGATCGAAAGAAATGAGAGAACTGTTCGGCAGACAAATGTATTGCCATACATCTCAAG ATTTGCTACCCTGGCAACTCGTATGGAGCAGTACATTCAGGGACAGAACAGAGATCTTGTCGATCAAGCATATACCAAACTA GTTAGCATTATGTTTGTTACCTTGGAGAAAGTTGCTGAGACGGACCTGAAATATGCCGACATATTCCTGTTAGAGAATTACGCAGCATTTCAAAACAG CCTTTACGATTTAGCAAATGTTGTCCCTACTTTGGCCAAATTTTATCATCAAGCCAGCGAAGCTTATGAACAAGCCTGCTCACGCCACATCAGCATGATCATATACTAC CAATTTGAAAGGCTTTTCTCATTTGCTCGTAGAATCGAGGATTTGATGTCTACAATAGCGCCAGAAGAG ATTCCTTTCCAAATTGGATTGTCAAAAATGGAACTCCGAAAGATGTTGAAGTCCAGCTTATCCGGA GTCGACAAGTCAATAAGTGCCATGTACAAGAAGTTGCAGAAGAATCTGAACTCAGAGGAATTGTTGCCTTCACTATGGGATAAATGCAAG AAGGAGTTCCTGGACAAGTATGAAAGCTTTGGACAACTTGTTGCAAAGGTCTATCCGAGTGAGAACATTCCTTCAGTGGCTGAGATGAGAGATCTGCTAGCATCCATGTGA
- the LOC116214764 gene encoding exocyst complex component SEC3A-like isoform X2, which translates to MAKSSADDEELRRACEVAIEGTKQKVVMSIRVAKSRGTWVKAGKLGRGHMAKPRVLALSTKVKGQRTKAFLRVLKYSTGGVLEPAKLYKLKHLSKVEVIANDPSGCTFMLGFDNLRNQSVSPPQWTMRNMDDRNRLLLCILNICKDALGRIPKVVGMDVVEMALWAKDNTPTVPKVAAQKSVPDNHADATVIEDDLNVTVERELVSQAEEEDMETLLGTYVMGIGEAEAFSERLKRELHALEAANVHAILECEPMIDEVLQGLEVAANCIEDMDEWLGIFNVKLRHMREDIQSIETRNNKLELQSVNNRLLTEEVDRLLERLRIPPEYVALLTGGSFGEAHMQQNYEACEWLLGALKGLEATKMDPAFAKMRAVKERRGELEILKSNFIHSASAFLRNYFAGLVDNMLADKNSFSQRGQLKRPDHADLRFRCRVYARLLQHLKKLDKNCLVPLRKAYCGSFNFLFRREVKEFSNELRASTKAPKNATLQWLEGPTGSSHGGNPPDSSMVAEAYSKMLTVFVPLLVDESSFFAHFMCFDVPTLVPAGNDSSGHKSMDSNDDDLGIMDIDDNDSKGGKNPAELAALNEALRDLLDGVQEDFYAVVDWACKIDPLRCISLHGITDRYISSQKADAAGFVRLLLDDLEGRISMQFGRFVDETCHQIERNERTVRQTNVLPYISRFATLATRMEQYIQGQNRDLVDQAYTKLVSIMFVTLEKVAETDLKYADIFLLENYAAFQNSLYDLANVVPTLAKFYHQASEAYEQACSRHISMIIYYNRGFDVYNSARRDSFPNWIVKNGTPKDVEVQLIRSRQVNKCHVQEVAEESELRGIVAFTMG; encoded by the exons ATGGCGAAGTCGAGCGCCGACGACGAGGAGCTGCGGCGGGCCTGCGAGGTGGCGATCGAGGGGACGAAGCAGAAGGTCGTGATGTCAATCCGCGTCGCCAAGAGCCGCGGGACATGGGTCAAGGCCGGCAAGCTCGGCCGCGGCCACATGGCAAAGCCCAGGGTCCTCGCCCTCTCCA CAAAAGTAAAAGGCCAACGAACTAAAGCTTTTCTTCGGGTTCTTAAATATTCAACAGGAGGAGTTCTAGAG CCTGCAAAGTTATACAAACTGAAGCATCTTTCCAAGGTTGAGGTTATTGCTAACGACCCTAGTGGATGCACGTTTATGCTG GGATTTGATAATCTTAGGAACCAGAGTGTTTCTCCCCCTCAGTGGACAATGCGGAATATGGATGACAG GAATCGTCTTCTACTTTGCATCTTAAATATCTGCAAGGATGCATTGGGCCGCATTCCAAAAGTAGTTGGTATGGATGTTGTTGAAATGGCTCTCTGGGCTAAG GATAATACACCCACAGTTCCCAAAGTTGCAGCTCAAAAGAGTGTCCCCGACAACCATGCAGATGCTACAGTGATAGAAGATGATCTGAATGTTACTGTTGAGAGGGAACTGGTCTCACAAGCGGAAGAAGAGGATATGGAGACTCTTTTGGGCAC TTATGTTATGGGCATTGGAGAAGCTGAGGCATTCTCTGAGAGGTTGAAGCGGGAGCTCCATGCTTTAGAGGCAGCAAATGTGCATGCCATACTGGAATGTGAACCAATGATAGATGAG GTATTGCAAGGACTTGAGGTAGCAGCAAACTGTATTGAGGATATGGATGAATGGTTAGGCATCTTCAATGTTAAACTTAGACATATGAGGGAGGATATCCAATCG ATAGAGACCCGCAATAACAAGTTGGAGCTGCAGTCGGTGAATAATAGATTACTTACGGAGGAAGTTGATAGGCTTCTCGAACGGTTGCGCATACCTCCCGAG TATGTAGCATTGTTAACAGGAGGTTCTTTTGGCGAGGCTCATATGCAACAAAATTATGAAGCATGTGAGTGGTTACTCGGCGCTTTGAAAGGCCTTGAAGCGACAAAAATGGATCCTGCCTTTGCAAAAATGCGAGCT GTTAAGGAGAGAAGAGGAGAATTGGAGATACTGAAGTCTAATTTTATCCACAGTGCTTCGGCTTTTCTGAGGAACTACTTTGCTGGTTTGGTGGACAATATGTTAGCCGATAAGAACAGTTTTTCTCAG AGAGGACAATTAAAGAGGCCCGACCATGCTGATTTGCGGTTCAGATGTAGAGTATATGCTCGTCTATTACAACATTTAAAG AAACTTGATAAGAACTGCCTTGTTCCCCTGCGAAAAGCGTACTGCGGCTcctttaactttcttttccgtCGGGAG GTAAAAGAGTTCTCAAATGAGCTCCGTGCAAGTACAAAAGCACCAAAAAATGCAACTCTGCAATGGCTTGAAGGCCCCACAGGATCGAGCCATGGAGGGAACCCTCCGGATAGCTCCATGGTTGCCGAGGCTTATTCCAAAATGTTGACAGTTTTTGTTCCGCTTCTTGTGGATGAG AGCTCTTTCTTCGCACATTTCATGTGCTTCGACGTTCCTACTCTTGTCCCAGCTGGAAACGACAGCAGTGGCCATAAATCCATGGACTCGAATGATGATGATCTAGGTATCATGGACATTGATGACAATGACAGTAAAGGAG GTAAAAATCCTGCAGAACTGGCAGCGCTTAATGAAGCTCTTCGAGATTTGCTTGATGGTGTTCAA GAGGACTTTTATGCTGTTGTGGACTGGGCATGCAAAATAGATCCTTTACGCTGCATATCATTGCATGGGATAACGGACCGATATATTTCCAGTCAGAAGGCTGATGCTGCTGGGTTTGTACGTCTCTTGCTTGATGACCTAGAAGGAAGGATATCTATGCAATTTGGCCGA TTCGTCGATGAAACTTGTCACCAGATCGAAAGAAATGAGAGAACTGTTCGGCAGACAAATGTATTGCCATACATCTCAAG ATTTGCTACCCTGGCAACTCGTATGGAGCAGTACATTCAGGGACAGAACAGAGATCTTGTCGATCAAGCATATACCAAACTA GTTAGCATTATGTTTGTTACCTTGGAGAAAGTTGCTGAGACGGACCTGAAATATGCCGACATATTCCTGTTAGAGAATTACGCAGCATTTCAAAACAG CCTTTACGATTTAGCAAATGTTGTCCCTACTTTGGCCAAATTTTATCATCAAGCCAGCGAAGCTTATGAACAAGCCTGCTCACGCCACATCAGCATGATCATATACTAC AATCGAGGATTTGATGTCTACAATAGCGCCAGAAGAG ATTCCTTTCCAAATTGGATTGTCAAAAATGGAACTCCGAAAGATGTTGAAGTCCAGCTTATCCGGA GTCGACAAGTCAATAAGTGCCATGTACAAGAAGTTGCAGAAGAATCTGAACTCAGAGGAATTGTTGCCTTCACTATGGGATAA
- the LOC116214772 gene encoding uncharacterized protein LOC116214772: protein MASTRLLLRSMLYKPLHFGHPLSVESSRVAAWSSKAAAFDGDLRRATPGVAETRPADVAVKASVAAAPEDVIMTDSWQDQAVGLVSHLMTGFAAGVLGLLKNAAKCRPGKLDVEMLVERAIINCRFFMWLAVAGTLLGSALCFVEGCFLVLESYVQYFCSMTQIMDQGHVIKLLIEALDMFLVGTSMLIFGVSLHVMFVGSKVKPGTGDRAWLPESNFFGLYNLWVLPCWVERQSVSQAKSKIGHAVMMLLQVGMLEKFKSIPVVTGLDLACFAGAVLLSSASIFLLSRLSIGRAAENQ, encoded by the exons ATGGCTTCCACCAGATTACTGCTCCGTTCTATGCTGTACAAGCCGCTGCACTTCGGCCATCCCTTGTCCGTCGAGTCGAGCAGGGTGGCGGCATGGTCAAGCAAGGCGGCTGCATTCGATGGAGATCTTCGTAGGGCAACTCCTGGGGTGGCCGAAACGAGACCTGCAGATGTGGCTGTGAAGGCGTCAGTGGCTGCCGCACCGGAGGATGTGATCATGACGGACTCGTGGCAGGACCAGGCCGTAGGACTTGTCTCCCATCTGATGACTGgtttcgctgcaggcgtgcTCGGTTTACTGAAAAATGCCGCCAAGTGCAGGCCGGGGAAACTGGACGTTGAGATGCTCGTTGAGAGG GCAATAATCAACTGTCGATTTTTCATGTGGTTAGCTGTTGCTGGAACGTTGCTCGGCTCGGCACTCTGCTTCGTGGAG GGCTGCTTCCTCGTACTTGAGTCGTATGTTCAGTACTTCTGTTCTATGACTCAAATCATGGATCAAGGACACGTAATTAAGCTGCTAATTGAAGCCTTAG ACATGTTCCTCGTCGGGACTTCAATGCTGATTTTTGGGGTGAGCTTGCACGTAATGTTCGTTGGGTCAAAGGTCAAGCCCGGAACTGGTGACAGGGCATGGCTTCCCGAATCCAACTTCTTCGGCCTCTACAATCTATGG GTTCTCCCGTGTTGGGTTGAACGACAGTCGGTTTCGCAGGCGAAGTCCAAGATCGGGCATGCAGTGATGATGTTACTCCAAGTCGGGATGCTGGAGAAGTTCAAGAGCATCCCTGTCGTCACGGGGTTGGACCTGGCATGCTTCGCAGGAGCAGTGCTGCTCTCATCGGCCTCTATTTTCCTTCTATCGAGACTCTCCATCGGCCGAGCTGCAGAAAATCAGTAA